A genomic stretch from Methylophilus medardicus includes:
- a CDS encoding TonB family protein — protein MTRLIYPEQPDVSLLWRAVLVSLGLHALVVLLYPSLSRIALPTLPERLEVAFFSMKAAPPSTQLTPPAENPKPIEPTPFKPSPVVKPQPPLERPKQVFAAPANQASDYRVPEQAPPAQTEPAQTPAASTAPNNVAESAPHASNASAAKEAKANALAPIAQANTESDELTTSDSDAWGDYGEQLRSLVSKSKQYPAIAIRRHLEGEAMVVAQFVRGELVNVTLADSSKHMPLDEEAMRMVKKAIAQLGVKDSLKKKSFKITIPVSFKLE, from the coding sequence ATGACTCGCCTGATTTATCCTGAGCAACCAGATGTTTCGCTGTTGTGGCGGGCAGTGCTCGTCTCGCTCGGTTTGCATGCGCTGGTGGTGTTGCTTTACCCCAGCTTAAGCCGTATTGCGTTGCCCACTCTGCCTGAAAGGCTGGAAGTCGCGTTTTTCTCTATGAAAGCCGCGCCACCCAGCACGCAGCTCACGCCGCCAGCGGAGAACCCTAAGCCTATTGAGCCAACTCCATTCAAGCCATCACCGGTCGTTAAACCGCAACCGCCGCTAGAACGCCCTAAACAGGTATTCGCTGCGCCAGCAAATCAGGCGTCGGATTATCGCGTGCCTGAGCAAGCGCCTCCTGCGCAAACAGAGCCCGCTCAAACCCCCGCTGCGTCAACGGCGCCGAACAATGTTGCAGAAAGTGCGCCACATGCCAGCAATGCATCTGCGGCAAAAGAGGCTAAAGCCAATGCTTTGGCGCCCATTGCGCAGGCCAACACCGAGTCAGATGAACTGACAACCAGCGATAGCGATGCCTGGGGCGATTATGGTGAGCAGTTGCGATCACTGGTGAGTAAAAGCAAGCAATACCCAGCCATTGCCATTCGCCGCCACCTTGAAGGGGAGGCCATGGTGGTTGCACAGTTTGTGCGTGGGGAGCTGGTGAATGTGACGTTGGCAGATAGCAGCAAACATATGCCGCTGGATGAAGAGGCGATGCGTATGGTGAAAAAGGCGATCGCGCAGTTGGGCGTGAAAGACAGCCTTAAAAAGAAAAGTTTCAAAATCACTATTCCAGTGTCTTTTAAGCTGGAGTGA
- a CDS encoding PEP-CTERM sorting domain-containing protein (PEP-CTERM proteins occur, often in large numbers, in the proteomes of bacteria that also encode an exosortase, a predicted intramembrane cysteine proteinase. The presence of a PEP-CTERM domain at a protein's C-terminus predicts cleavage within the sorting domain, followed by covalent anchoring to some some component of the (usually Gram-negative) cell surface. Many PEP-CTERM proteins exhibit an unusual sequence composition that includes large numbers of potential glycosylation sites. Expression of one such protein has been shown restore the ability of a bacterium to form floc, a type of biofilm.) has protein sequence MCIKQIKRRMAGLSALIFTFMSLSAEAKIEQFQESYTGYLPMEYSLDGVYYVGEHTFSNGSATLTLYYEALSLLQDQLYVVFGSYSRNQGLSLPLGQFDFSLSAPDPITPPDPAFNALPIAGSFYFQDILMMPDGQLEVFYSEFGLLKGFLSPQNALSFTIDWTIYTRDRRTLVPAPPTTWLFGTGLIFLAWVAFRRQRQAPAWPIANMHF, from the coding sequence ATGTGTATTAAGCAAATAAAACGGCGCATGGCTGGTTTGAGCGCATTGATTTTCACATTCATGAGCCTGAGCGCAGAAGCCAAAATTGAGCAGTTTCAGGAAAGTTATACTGGGTATTTGCCCATGGAATATAGCCTAGATGGCGTGTATTACGTGGGGGAACACACTTTCAGCAATGGCAGCGCAACATTAACGCTTTATTACGAGGCGCTGAGCCTGCTGCAAGACCAATTGTATGTGGTGTTTGGCAGTTATAGCAGAAATCAGGGGCTGTCTTTGCCACTTGGGCAGTTTGACTTTTCACTCTCAGCACCAGACCCCATCACACCACCCGATCCTGCATTCAATGCATTGCCTATCGCGGGCAGTTTTTATTTTCAAGACATCCTCATGATGCCAGATGGTCAGCTTGAGGTTTTTTATAGTGAGTTTGGTTTGTTGAAAGGCTTTTTGAGTCCGCAAAATGCACTGTCTTTCACGATTGATTGGACCATCTATACACGCGATCGGCGCACGCTTGTCCCGGCACCTCCCACCACTTGGCTATTCGGCACTGGCTTAATATTTTTGGCTTGGGTTGCCTTTAGGCGTCAGCGTCAAGCCCCAGCTTGGCCTATCGCAAACATGCATTTTTAG
- a CDS encoding RNA polymerase sigma factor translates to MDKTMYWCGINLQWAYTDLLGYIRFKVTCPHLAKDILHDALIRYTVSGSVNKGSEPHAYIRSIAKNLIVDSYHNAQRFVSLEADSGLNREWLESPTLSVEQLNDIKQRLEMIQQILAQLPPRCRQVFWMYRVEGYTQSEIATALGISKNMVERHVMRAIVDLSSARALMVVEA, encoded by the coding sequence ATGGATAAAACAATGTATTGGTGTGGCATTAATTTACAGTGGGCGTATACCGATTTGCTCGGCTATATCCGCTTTAAAGTGACTTGCCCACATCTGGCCAAAGATATCCTGCACGACGCCTTGATCCGTTATACGGTTTCAGGCAGTGTGAATAAGGGCAGCGAGCCACATGCCTACATTCGTAGCATCGCCAAAAACCTGATCGTAGATAGTTACCACAACGCGCAGCGCTTTGTTTCCCTTGAGGCGGATAGTGGGCTCAACCGCGAATGGCTCGAGTCACCCACCTTATCCGTTGAGCAACTCAATGATATTAAACAGCGGCTGGAAATGATTCAGCAGATTTTGGCGCAACTGCCGCCGCGTTGTCGCCAGGTGTTCTGGATGTACCGCGTAGAAGGTTATACCCAAAGCGAGATTGCGACCGCACTGGGCATCAGCAAAAACATGGTCGAGCGCCATGTCATGCGGGCCATCGTCGATTTAAGCAGTGCGCGTGCGTTAATGGTGGTGGAGGCATGA
- a CDS encoding FecR family protein, producing MMQQNHEDVIRQTAVRWYMRMREAAPDAPDRTSFEVWMLSDRRHRAAYQMIESTMEDFSSIERLQALSNALSQKQYFEQNARRKKVSKLGSGLAVLLLCVGLGFLGRTQYQQWQAAPLSSEVQTTAVAQMVKRTLEDGSVVTANANSAMEIVFYRHQRLVKLTRGEAIFEVTKDPNRPFVVETQQAKVTVLGTRFAVNQLSHKVRISVDHGRVQVARADGSEHTLILRNGEVAEIEQMNAPHKVNRNAADSFSFINGRIVFDRADMFEVADTLSRYRNPTVQALFFGNQTPKVNAVLNVAELESFIQTLPQSVPVTLKRKHETLVIEPIR from the coding sequence ATGATGCAGCAAAACCATGAAGATGTCATCCGACAAACCGCCGTGCGCTGGTATATGCGTATGCGAGAGGCCGCGCCGGACGCTCCTGATCGCACCTCATTTGAAGTCTGGATGCTATCAGATCGCAGGCACCGGGCCGCCTATCAAATGATAGAGTCCACCATGGAAGACTTCAGCTCGATTGAGCGCTTGCAGGCGCTTTCTAATGCGCTCTCGCAAAAACAGTATTTTGAGCAAAATGCCCGCCGCAAAAAAGTCAGCAAGCTGGGCTCCGGCTTGGCCGTGCTACTGCTCTGTGTTGGCCTGGGATTTTTAGGACGCACGCAATATCAACAATGGCAAGCGGCGCCACTGTCGAGTGAAGTGCAAACCACTGCCGTGGCGCAAATGGTCAAACGCACACTGGAGGATGGCTCGGTGGTCACTGCCAATGCCAACAGTGCCATGGAGATCGTGTTTTACCGTCATCAGCGCCTGGTCAAATTAACACGCGGCGAAGCCATTTTTGAGGTGACTAAAGACCCCAATCGCCCCTTTGTGGTCGAAACGCAGCAAGCCAAGGTGACCGTGCTTGGTACGCGATTTGCAGTGAACCAACTCAGCCACAAAGTGCGTATCAGTGTTGACCATGGTCGCGTGCAAGTGGCGCGCGCCGATGGTAGCGAACATACGCTGATATTACGCAATGGCGAAGTGGCAGAGATCGAGCAAATGAATGCACCACACAAAGTTAATCGTAATGCGGCTGACAGCTTCAGCTTTATCAATGGTCGCATTGTGTTTGACCGCGCCGACATGTTTGAAGTGGCCGACACCTTATCTCGCTACCGCAACCCCACCGTGCAAGCCCTGTTTTTTGGCAATCAGACGCCCAAAGTGAATGCCGTACTCAACGTGGCCGAGCTTGAAAGCTTTATTCAAACCTTACCGCAATCGGTGCCAGTCACCCTCAAGCGCAAACACGAAACCTTGGTCATCGAGCCTATTAGGTAA
- a CDS encoding TonB-dependent receptor domain-containing protein — protein sequence MQNNTLKTAALAALIGLHMPTALYAELNTALPGEQEEGFAVPLNLDMPAQPLAAALRQFAIQSNLSLTVDSALIVDKKSPAIKGRITRKEAIKRMLEGTGLQGMIDGEKILIKRVNKAEAKDIQLDKVEVRAKRFYEVGPLPGLGLTKEEIPGNVQSISAQEIKEAHSLSITDLMNRKLQSVSVNDYQGNPFQMDVQYRGFTAGPQIGTPQGLSVFIDGIRVNEPFGDVVNWDMIPMNALASVDVFPGSNPIFGLNTLGGAFTLKTKDGFNNEGIDAQVLTGSFGRKQLQLEGGVNNGKFALFGAGNFFLEDGWRENSPSKVNQFFGKASYRGDKLDLNLSTLLVGNDLVGNGLIPSEMYRQDRNSVFTSPDETKNRLQQFQLSGSYFVNDNFTVTGQIYRRNSNRRQKGGDAFLEGFNGQTLNDALKKPGSNYQYTCLFRSSPAGAYGPGSAANAYGLPDYIVIPVVGYDPAIDPATGLPVNDFINTPIYDEMVNSNTFDPANYSGLINQPLPKEFLAGYEYDYTIFRNFAENESFKRNKSGPPPFITDPDPTFFNESRFRSQFSSALFGALLDGTNGVLYSESEYFFTQDPVSGVITKNYVMLLDAINTTECADGQGTQTADLNILDPITGLPRSIDGVNDGGPGYAEGTPTAILTDNQIDQLTDGASIQLNWNFEKHKFMVGASIDAASAEYTNTQQLGFLTADREAYLDPDQAHPRFAAALVPLSNNNFEGTNATKSVYFSETWKPVDTLSLSLSGRYNETQTKNKIATRSGFFNFGPGDLRAEPDKYNTCTDVDGNGVVNAADCVGIPLGYRTPRLNDVLDPAETEKFSFYSFNPSLGATWQAKENLNLFASLSQGTRTPSVIELGCAFDKTPTPDLAGTIRPRSLAQNRECRLPSALSGDPFLPQIRATTYDIGMRGNFSDTFGADSIQWNLGAYQTDLKDDIYFVAVGNGQGFFDSIGKTRRRGLEAGLSGKKDRWSFGLNYGLTDATFEDTFKLISIDNSSSVDTGDGFGPSITVNKGNRMPGTALHNLNASLSYDVTDKWRVGMTAIAHSESFVRGNENNEHKAGVRRLQQVVATTPNAVIDPVTGLAFISLPPTTNPGKVPGYMTFNFQTSYKFNKEWTATMIINNIFDKEYFSAGRLGRNPFSPSINGAIGVSGYNHNSGDWLSTNYIAPGAPRGIWFSLNWLFVPD from the coding sequence ATGCAAAATAACACGCTTAAAACAGCCGCGCTGGCCGCATTGATTGGCCTGCACATGCCCACAGCACTCTACGCAGAACTCAATACCGCCTTGCCCGGCGAACAAGAGGAAGGCTTTGCCGTCCCCCTCAACCTCGATATGCCCGCCCAGCCACTCGCCGCAGCGTTGCGCCAGTTTGCTATCCAAAGCAATCTGTCACTCACCGTGGATAGTGCGCTCATCGTCGATAAAAAATCCCCCGCTATTAAAGGTCGCATCACACGCAAAGAAGCGATCAAACGCATGCTGGAAGGCACAGGCCTGCAAGGCATGATTGATGGGGAGAAAATTCTCATTAAACGCGTCAACAAAGCTGAGGCCAAAGACATTCAACTCGATAAAGTCGAAGTCCGCGCCAAACGCTTTTATGAAGTAGGGCCACTGCCAGGCTTAGGGTTAACCAAAGAGGAAATTCCTGGCAACGTGCAAAGCATCTCTGCTCAAGAAATCAAAGAAGCGCACTCGTTAAGTATCACAGACTTAATGAACCGCAAGCTGCAATCAGTGTCGGTGAATGATTACCAAGGCAATCCATTCCAGATGGACGTTCAATATCGTGGTTTTACTGCTGGACCTCAGATTGGTACGCCACAAGGGTTATCCGTGTTCATTGACGGCATTCGGGTCAATGAGCCTTTTGGCGATGTAGTGAACTGGGACATGATTCCCATGAATGCATTGGCTAGCGTTGATGTGTTCCCTGGCTCTAATCCCATCTTTGGTTTAAACACTTTAGGTGGAGCATTTACTTTAAAAACCAAAGATGGATTCAATAATGAAGGTATTGATGCACAAGTATTGACGGGCTCATTTGGGCGAAAGCAGCTTCAATTGGAAGGTGGTGTCAACAACGGAAAATTTGCACTATTCGGAGCTGGTAACTTTTTTTTAGAGGATGGCTGGCGAGAAAATTCACCAAGCAAAGTGAATCAATTTTTTGGTAAGGCTAGTTATCGTGGCGATAAATTAGACCTAAATCTAAGCACACTTTTGGTTGGAAATGATTTGGTAGGTAACGGACTCATTCCAAGCGAGATGTATAGACAAGATCGAAATAGCGTCTTTACAAGTCCGGACGAAACCAAAAACAGGCTGCAACAGTTTCAGTTAAGTGGTAGTTATTTTGTCAATGATAATTTTACGGTCACAGGTCAAATTTATCGTAGAAATAGTAATCGTAGGCAAAAGGGGGGGGATGCTTTTTTAGAGGGATTTAATGGCCAAACCTTGAATGACGCTTTAAAAAAACCCGGTAGTAATTATCAATACACGTGTCTGTTTAGATCAAGCCCTGCAGGAGCTTACGGGCCAGGTAGTGCCGCTAACGCTTATGGTCTGCCTGACTATATTGTTATTCCGGTTGTTGGCTATGATCCGGCTATCGACCCTGCCACAGGATTACCAGTAAACGATTTCATCAACACACCCATATACGATGAAATGGTTAATTCCAATACATTTGATCCGGCTAATTATAGTGGTTTGATTAACCAACCATTACCAAAAGAGTTTCTTGCCGGATATGAATATGATTACACCATATTTAGAAACTTTGCAGAGAACGAGTCATTTAAAAGAAATAAATCAGGCCCACCACCTTTTATTACTGATCCAGACCCGACTTTTTTTAACGAAAGTAGATTTAGATCCCAATTTTCTAGTGCTTTATTTGGGGCGCTGTTAGATGGAACCAACGGCGTCTTATATTCCGAATCAGAGTACTTTTTTACACAAGATCCTGTGAGTGGTGTGATCACCAAAAACTATGTGATGTTGCTGGATGCTATAAATACTACAGAGTGTGCAGACGGGCAGGGTACTCAGACTGCAGATTTAAATATTCTAGACCCCATCACCGGGTTGCCAAGATCCATAGATGGAGTTAACGATGGCGGCCCCGGCTATGCTGAAGGTACGCCTACTGCAATCTTGACTGATAATCAAATTGATCAATTAACCGATGGCGCATCCATCCAGCTTAATTGGAACTTTGAAAAACATAAGTTCATGGTTGGGGCATCTATAGATGCTGCCAGTGCAGAATACACCAATACACAACAGCTGGGTTTCTTGACTGCAGACCGCGAGGCTTATTTAGATCCGGATCAAGCGCACCCTAGATTTGCTGCTGCTTTAGTCCCGTTAAGTAATAATAATTTTGAAGGGACTAACGCCACTAAAAGTGTTTATTTTAGCGAGACATGGAAACCGGTAGACACATTGAGTCTTAGCCTCAGCGGCCGTTATAACGAGACTCAAACAAAAAACAAAATTGCAACCCGAAGCGGTTTTTTTAATTTCGGTCCTGGTGACTTGAGGGCAGAACCAGACAAATACAATACTTGTACAGATGTGGATGGAAATGGTGTCGTTAATGCTGCCGACTGTGTAGGCATTCCACTTGGTTATCGTACTCCACGTTTAAACGATGTCCTCGACCCGGCAGAAACTGAGAAGTTTAGTTTTTATTCATTTAATCCCTCTTTAGGTGCCACTTGGCAAGCAAAAGAAAACCTGAATTTGTTTGCCAGTCTCTCGCAAGGTACCCGCACACCCAGCGTAATTGAGCTTGGTTGTGCATTTGATAAAACGCCAACCCCTGACCTTGCCGGCACTATAAGACCCAGAAGTCTCGCTCAAAATCGTGAATGTCGCTTGCCCTCTGCACTCTCAGGCGACCCATTTTTACCCCAGATTAGAGCAACAACGTACGACATAGGGATGCGTGGAAATTTTTCTGACACATTTGGTGCAGATAGCATCCAGTGGAATCTTGGTGCATATCAAACGGATTTAAAAGACGACATTTACTTTGTAGCAGTGGGCAATGGCCAGGGTTTTTTCGACAGCATCGGCAAAACCAGAAGGCGTGGTTTAGAGGCTGGGTTATCTGGGAAGAAAGATAGATGGAGCTTCGGTTTGAATTATGGGCTCACAGATGCCACTTTTGAAGACACGTTTAAGTTAATCAGTATCGACAATAGCAGTTCAGTTGACACAGGCGATGGCTTTGGACCATCTATTACCGTGAACAAAGGCAATCGTATGCCAGGTACAGCTTTACACAATTTGAATGCCAGCTTGAGTTACGACGTGACTGATAAATGGAGGGTTGGCATGACTGCTATTGCCCATTCCGAAAGCTTCGTAAGGGGAAATGAAAATAATGAACACAAGGCTGGAGTGAGAAGGCTTCAACAGGTTGTAGCAACCACTCCTAACGCTGTTATCGACCCTGTTACTGGACTGGCGTTCATTTCATTACCACCTACCACTAATCCTGGCAAAGTACCTGGCTATATGACTTTTAACTTCCAAACCAGTTATAAATTTAACAAGGAATGGACGGCCACCATGATTATTAACAATATTTTTGACAAAGAGTATTTTAGTGCAGGCAGGTTAGGGCGCAACCCATTTTCACCAAGTATTAATGGCGCAATCGGTGTAAGCGGATACAACCATAATTCCGGAGATTGGTTAAGTACAAACTATATCGCTCCTGGAGCGCCTCGTGGTATTTGGTTTAGCTTGAACTGGCTTTTTGTGCCGGATTGA
- a CDS encoding DUF6279 family lipoprotein codes for MRKIKNCFICLLAVFVISCSLVKTAYNNAPALIAWRLDDYFNFNEPQKTKLKLALQDMHAWHRKNELPRYVSLLNEIHDDLSHDVSAQTACQRIESIKSNLQMLQPKMTPIIVDIGSTLSDKQLQHFQKKLEKRNQEWKEEWWQETTEEQREVRLDKSQDFAEKVYGDLNDKQINMLKQAIAKHDIDPAIIYSEILRRDEDALEILKALRNPATPNEQKSQLVRAGFERMQNSPNPAYQAYVDTVTQLGCETIANLHATTTAKQRLHAQQWVEDYMTQFNQLQSK; via the coding sequence ATGCGAAAAATTAAAAACTGCTTTATATGCCTGCTCGCTGTTTTTGTGATCAGTTGTAGTCTGGTCAAGACCGCCTATAACAACGCACCGGCACTCATCGCATGGCGGTTGGATGATTATTTTAATTTTAATGAACCGCAAAAAACGAAACTTAAACTCGCCCTGCAGGATATGCATGCATGGCATCGTAAAAACGAATTACCGCGTTATGTTTCGTTGCTGAATGAAATACATGATGATCTAAGCCATGATGTGAGCGCACAAACCGCCTGCCAGCGCATTGAATCTATCAAATCAAACCTGCAAATGCTGCAACCCAAAATGACCCCCATCATTGTGGACATTGGCAGCACGCTGAGCGATAAACAATTGCAGCATTTTCAAAAAAAGCTAGAAAAACGCAACCAAGAATGGAAAGAAGAATGGTGGCAGGAAACGACCGAAGAACAGCGTGAAGTGAGGTTGGATAAATCCCAAGATTTTGCTGAAAAAGTATATGGGGATTTAAACGACAAACAAATCAATATGCTTAAGCAAGCCATTGCCAAGCATGACATTGACCCGGCGATAATCTACTCTGAGATTTTGCGCCGCGATGAAGATGCTTTGGAAATTTTAAAAGCATTACGAAATCCCGCCACGCCAAACGAACAAAAATCGCAACTGGTGCGCGCAGGGTTTGAGCGCATGCAAAACAGCCCAAATCCAGCTTACCAAGCCTATGTCGATACCGTCACCCAACTGGGCTGTGAAACCATCGCAAACCTGCATGCCACAACGACGGCCAAACAACGCTTGCATGCGCAACAATGGGTAGAAGACTACATGACGCAATTCAATCAACTGCAAAGCAAATGA
- a CDS encoding YMGG-like glycine zipper-containing protein, with translation MRKTPILSCLLIAMALSACATNPTGPSNMALPGTGKAFNVFRADDLSCRDFALTQIGGKTVNQQYNASLAGTAAVGTVVGAAIGAAAGGGEGAAIGAGMGALSGGAIGANAANVSGNNAQDKYDNAYLQCMYAAGHRIPVPASMAKTYSQGNPRPANNPGAGYYPPPPPPNRGP, from the coding sequence ATGCGCAAGACGCCAATACTCTCCTGCCTATTGATCGCGATGGCACTCTCTGCCTGTGCCACCAATCCCACTGGCCCCAGCAATATGGCCCTACCCGGCACTGGCAAAGCCTTTAATGTTTTTAGGGCAGATGATCTCTCTTGCCGAGACTTTGCCCTGACGCAGATTGGCGGCAAAACCGTCAACCAGCAATATAACGCTAGCTTGGCCGGCACCGCTGCCGTAGGCACGGTGGTGGGCGCTGCAATTGGCGCAGCCGCTGGTGGCGGTGAAGGGGCGGCGATTGGTGCAGGCATGGGGGCCTTGTCTGGCGGCGCCATCGGTGCCAATGCCGCCAATGTCAGCGGCAACAACGCGCAAGACAAATACGACAACGCCTACTTGCAATGCATGTACGCCGCTGGGCACCGTATTCCAGTGCCTGCCAGCATGGCTAAAACCTACTCTCAAGGCAATCCACGCCCTGCAAACAATCCCGGTGCAGGCTATTACCCGCCACCGCCACCCCCCAATCGTGGGCCTTAG
- a CDS encoding aldo/keto reductase, whose protein sequence is MDQITLGDSGIRVPKIALGTMTFGDQNTQQDAEDQLSFALSQGINFIDTAEMYPVPPRADTVTRTETILGHWLKKQARDRIVLASKVAGPRRGMHWIRGGPSGMDRANIRQAVHDSLTRLQTDYLDVLYLHWPERNVPMFGQYQFDPRAERDANGQPVDWVPIQTQLEVLGELIQEGKVRAIGLSNEQPWGVMEFLRLSREQGLPRIAVLQNCYNLMNRGMEFGMAEILHRERVTLAAYSPLAFGHLTGKYVDDPSTPGRVTLYLGYAQRYKKPGVPVAAKAYAELARAHGLTPTELALSFVYHRWFVGCTIIGATNMRQLQQNVAAYQVRLSDEVLNAIEQLHLTMMNPAP, encoded by the coding sequence ATAGATCAAATTACGCTCGGGGATAGCGGCATTCGCGTCCCCAAAATCGCGCTTGGGACCATGACCTTTGGCGATCAGAATACGCAGCAAGACGCAGAAGATCAGCTCAGCTTTGCGCTGTCGCAAGGCATCAACTTTATTGATACGGCTGAGATGTACCCGGTGCCGCCGCGAGCAGACACGGTGACACGCACTGAAACCATACTGGGGCATTGGCTTAAAAAACAGGCACGCGACCGCATTGTGTTGGCGTCTAAAGTCGCCGGTCCACGGCGCGGCATGCACTGGATCCGTGGTGGGCCGAGTGGGATGGATCGTGCGAATATTCGTCAGGCCGTGCATGACAGTCTGACAAGGCTACAAACCGATTACCTCGATGTGTTATACCTGCATTGGCCCGAGCGCAACGTACCGATGTTCGGCCAATATCAGTTTGACCCACGTGCAGAGCGGGACGCGAACGGCCAGCCAGTGGACTGGGTGCCCATTCAAACCCAACTCGAAGTCCTCGGCGAGTTGATCCAAGAAGGTAAGGTGCGAGCCATTGGCTTGAGTAACGAACAACCTTGGGGGGTAATGGAGTTTCTGCGCCTGTCGCGTGAGCAAGGCTTGCCACGGATTGCCGTGCTGCAAAATTGTTATAACCTGATGAATCGCGGCATGGAGTTTGGCATGGCCGAGATCTTGCACCGCGAGCGCGTGACACTGGCCGCTTACTCGCCACTGGCATTTGGACATTTGACCGGAAAATATGTCGATGATCCGTCAACTCCGGGTCGCGTGACCTTGTATTTGGGCTATGCTCAACGGTATAAAAAACCAGGCGTGCCCGTTGCAGCCAAAGCCTATGCTGAGCTGGCACGTGCGCATGGACTCACGCCAACCGAATTGGCTTTGAGTTTTGTTTATCACCGATGGTTTGTCGGCTGCACCATTATTGGCGCTACCAATATGCGGCAACTGCAACAAAATGTTGCAGCTTACCAAGTTCGTTTGAGTGATGAAGTCCTCAATGCCATCGAGCAATTACATTTGACCATGATGAATCCGGCGCCTTAA
- a CDS encoding phospholipase A, producing MFNLHSLRCLLQCGLILCVSSFATQGQAAASSDMQTALRTCQTAFSEDASRRLVCFDQVAQTYAAAPAVAMEESPKQAALVKTVDAKTSYLTRKWHLNAQDELHFTDLETHQPNYIVAAYSNNPNDVPTSPSRPNMADRDLSHNDLHFQISLKTQLMNLSEWLPDNQWVHSARLWGAYTQQSFWQVYSASQSRPMREHNYSPELILSLGLNKPGESKAAALLPDMVNVGLVHESNGRSEPLSRSWNRLYLQGGWQLGDRYSVLFRPWWRIPDSKSNDDNPDISKYMGYGDAVLRWDNEANTTSASMTLRNNMRSDNKGYVKLDVQYKPLKSESVRFYAMLASGYGVSLLDYNQAQTMFGIGFAVGE from the coding sequence ATGTTTAACCTACATTCTCTACGCTGCTTGCTGCAGTGTGGCCTCATCTTGTGTGTCAGCAGCTTTGCCACTCAAGGGCAGGCGGCTGCTTCCAGCGACATGCAGACAGCCTTACGCACCTGCCAAACAGCGTTTAGTGAAGATGCCAGCCGCCGCTTGGTGTGCTTTGATCAAGTGGCACAGACCTATGCTGCCGCGCCGGCGGTGGCCATGGAAGAGTCACCGAAGCAGGCTGCATTAGTCAAAACGGTGGATGCCAAAACCAGCTACCTGACGCGCAAATGGCATTTGAACGCGCAAGATGAGTTACATTTTACTGACCTCGAAACCCATCAGCCGAACTACATTGTCGCGGCTTATTCCAATAACCCGAATGACGTACCGACTTCGCCCTCCAGACCAAACATGGCAGATCGTGATTTAAGCCATAATGATCTGCATTTTCAGATCAGCTTGAAAACGCAGTTAATGAATTTATCTGAGTGGTTGCCAGATAATCAGTGGGTACACAGCGCTCGCCTATGGGGGGCTTATACACAACAATCATTTTGGCAGGTATATAGTGCGAGCCAGTCGCGTCCGATGCGGGAACACAATTATTCGCCCGAGTTGATATTGTCCTTAGGGTTGAACAAGCCGGGGGAATCTAAAGCGGCTGCATTGTTGCCAGACATGGTCAATGTGGGTCTTGTGCATGAGTCTAACGGACGTTCCGAGCCCTTGTCGCGCAGCTGGAACCGACTTTACCTACAAGGGGGGTGGCAGTTAGGCGATCGCTACAGCGTGCTCTTTCGGCCATGGTGGCGTATACCTGATAGTAAATCCAATGACGACAACCCGGATATCAGCAAATATATGGGCTATGGTGACGCCGTATTGCGTTGGGATAACGAGGCCAACACCACGTCTGCCAGCATGACCTTGCGTAACAACATGCGCAGTGACAACAAAGGCTATGTCAAATTGGACGTGCAATACAAACCACTTAAAAGTGAGAGCGTGCGGTTTTACGCCATGTTAGCCAGTGGGTATGGCGTCTCGTTGTTAGACTATAATCAGGCGCAAACCATGTTTGGTATTGGTTTCGCCGTCGGTGAGTAG